From the genome of Bradyrhizobium elkanii USDA 76, one region includes:
- a CDS encoding MFS transporter: MSQTLVQQATVKSRINAILRATSGNFLEQFDFFLFGFYASAIGKAFFPSDNETASLLNTFGVFWLGALMRPVGAIVLGAYIDRIGRRQGLIITLSIMAVGTVIIAFCPSYATIGIAAPIIVLAGRLLQGFSAGVEVGGVSVYLAEIATPGNRGFYTSFQSSSQQVAIFVAAIVGYLLNESMPLEAVASWGWRIPFFLGCLIIPLIFFLRRTLEETPEFLAMKKHPTAREVFASALVHWHTVVLGMMMAILTTTTFYFVTVYAPTFGKTVLKLSTQDALLVTLLVAVTNFIWNPIGGTVSDRIGRKPVLLAIAGLALMTAYPALSWLVSAPSFGKLLAVAMMFSFYFGTYSGTMLGALVEIVPAHVRTTCFSLAFAFAAALFGTFTPLASTWLIERTNDKASPGFWLMFAAALGIIAVLTIYRGTPKPSRAEKPSLRKSPESALGVQTASR; the protein is encoded by the coding sequence GTGTCACAAACGCTCGTTCAGCAAGCGACAGTCAAATCGCGGATCAACGCCATTCTTCGTGCAACCAGCGGCAATTTTCTCGAGCAGTTCGACTTTTTCTTATTTGGCTTTTACGCCAGCGCCATTGGGAAAGCTTTCTTCCCCTCGGACAACGAAACCGCCTCATTGCTCAACACCTTTGGCGTGTTCTGGTTGGGTGCCTTAATGCGTCCCGTGGGGGCGATCGTACTGGGAGCCTATATCGACAGGATCGGCCGTCGCCAAGGCCTGATCATCACGTTATCGATCATGGCGGTCGGCACCGTGATTATCGCCTTCTGTCCCAGTTATGCGACAATCGGCATTGCCGCCCCCATCATTGTTCTAGCAGGACGACTGTTGCAGGGATTCTCCGCCGGCGTCGAGGTTGGCGGCGTTTCGGTCTATTTGGCGGAGATCGCGACCCCAGGCAATCGCGGTTTCTATACCTCTTTTCAATCGTCCAGCCAGCAGGTCGCGATTTTTGTCGCAGCGATCGTGGGCTACCTACTGAATGAATCGATGCCGCTCGAAGCCGTCGCCTCCTGGGGTTGGCGCATTCCGTTTTTTCTCGGTTGCCTTATCATTCCTCTTATCTTTTTCCTTCGTCGGACGCTGGAGGAGACCCCAGAATTTTTGGCGATGAAGAAGCATCCCACGGCGCGCGAGGTCTTTGCCTCGGCGCTCGTCCATTGGCACACGGTCGTTCTCGGGATGATGATGGCGATCCTGACCACGACGACTTTCTATTTCGTCACCGTCTACGCACCGACGTTCGGCAAGACCGTCTTGAAGCTGTCCACCCAGGATGCGCTCTTGGTGACCCTCCTGGTCGCGGTGACCAACTTCATCTGGAATCCAATTGGCGGTACCGTTTCCGACCGTATCGGCCGCAAGCCAGTCCTGCTGGCCATTGCCGGCCTTGCGTTGATGACCGCCTATCCGGCTTTGAGTTGGTTGGTAAGCGCCCCCAGTTTCGGCAAGCTGCTTGCGGTGGCGATGATGTTCTCGTTCTACTTTGGCACCTACAGCGGGACTATGCTGGGTGCTCTCGTCGAGATCGTGCCTGCGCATGTGCGCACAACCTGCTTCTCCCTGGCCTTCGCTTTCGCGGCGGCCCTGTTTGGTACGTTTACGCCACTCGCCTCTACTTGGCTCATTGAGCGAACTAATGACAAGGCTTCACCCGGATTCTGGCTGATGTTTGCAGCTGCTCTCGGTATCATCGCGGTACTCACCATCTATAGGGGAACCCCCAAGCCATCGAGAGCTGAGAAGCCTTCGCTTCGGAAATCGCCCGAGAGCGCTTTGGGCGTGCAAACAGCATCTCGCTAG
- a CDS encoding class I adenylate-forming enzyme family protein — protein sequence MDLCTLIERNAAYAPDKAALRFEGHALSYSGFNRRIGRVSYALKRQLGIKRGDRIAILSLNRPDYLTLLYACARLGAILVPLNWRLAAAEQLFILSDSGAKVLVLEQAFNAVLPALTRQLPDTCLVGLDFAPPGGSKLDDVLDECCGDEPTPDADLSCPVLIVYTSGTTGRPKGAVLRQDALLWNGVMSQHMHDLTSTDHALTVLPLFHVGGLNIQTTPGLHHGATVTIQSRFSPEATFDAFEHDRPTLAALVPAMMQALTDHPRWASADLSALKAICTGSTMVPQRLVERFARRGVPVLQVYGATETSPIAVYTKLGADLAPDGASGLPGLCCEAAIIDDVGTKLPPGTPGEIVIRGPNVFCGYWGDQQATREAFSDGWYRTGDIGRCDADGYFWVRDRKKNLIISGGENIYPAEVERVLMGHPDVAECAVVGRRDPRWDEVPIAYVVRRPGSRIAAEALLTHVQSQLARFKVPREIIFTHELPKTALGKVQHFMLKELDTQSSPEGDSD from the coding sequence TTGGATCTCTGCACATTGATTGAGCGCAACGCTGCGTATGCCCCCGACAAAGCCGCGCTCCGTTTCGAGGGACACGCTCTGAGCTACTCGGGCTTCAATCGACGGATCGGGCGTGTCTCTTACGCCCTCAAGCGCCAACTCGGCATCAAGAGGGGTGACCGGATCGCGATCCTCAGCCTCAACCGGCCTGATTATCTGACATTGCTCTATGCCTGCGCGCGGCTCGGCGCAATCCTCGTTCCATTGAATTGGCGCCTTGCGGCCGCAGAGCAGCTTTTCATTCTTTCCGACTCCGGAGCAAAAGTGCTCGTGCTTGAACAGGCATTTAACGCCGTCTTGCCGGCTCTGACGCGGCAACTTCCCGATACCTGCCTCGTCGGCCTGGACTTCGCGCCGCCCGGCGGAAGCAAGTTGGACGACGTTCTGGACGAATGCTGTGGTGACGAACCCACTCCAGATGCGGATCTGTCCTGCCCGGTTCTGATCGTCTATACTTCTGGCACGACAGGGCGACCTAAAGGCGCTGTGCTGCGTCAGGACGCGTTGCTGTGGAACGGGGTTATGAGTCAGCACATGCATGACCTAACCTCGACTGATCACGCCCTGACTGTTTTGCCGCTCTTCCACGTCGGCGGCCTCAATATCCAAACGACGCCCGGTTTGCATCATGGCGCGACGGTAACTATCCAAAGCCGCTTTTCGCCAGAGGCAACGTTTGATGCATTCGAGCATGACCGACCCACACTTGCAGCCCTGGTCCCTGCCATGATGCAAGCGCTCACGGACCATCCGCGATGGGCAAGCGCGGATTTATCCGCGCTCAAAGCAATCTGTACCGGATCGACGATGGTACCTCAGCGCCTTGTCGAGCGCTTTGCGAGGCGCGGAGTGCCAGTCTTACAGGTTTATGGTGCGACCGAGACCTCTCCCATCGCGGTCTATACCAAGCTCGGCGCAGATCTCGCACCTGACGGCGCAAGCGGCCTGCCTGGCCTTTGCTGCGAAGCAGCCATCATCGATGATGTGGGCACCAAGTTGCCGCCCGGGACCCCAGGCGAGATCGTAATACGTGGACCCAACGTCTTCTGCGGATATTGGGGCGATCAACAGGCAACGCGTGAGGCCTTTAGTGATGGTTGGTATCGCACTGGTGACATCGGCCGCTGCGATGCCGACGGATATTTTTGGGTCCGTGACCGCAAGAAGAACCTGATTATCTCCGGCGGAGAGAATATCTATCCGGCGGAAGTGGAACGTGTGCTCATGGGCCATCCGGATGTCGCCGAATGCGCCGTCGTCGGTCGACGGGACCCACGCTGGGATGAAGTCCCGATCGCCTATGTGGTCAGGCGACCCGGGTCCCGGATCGCAGCCGAAGCGCTGCTGACGCATGTTCAATCGCAGCTCGCCCGTTTTAAGGTACCGCGCGAAATCATATTTACGCACGAACTGCCAAAAACGGCGTTGGGCAAGGTCCAGCATTTCATGCTGAAGGAGCTCGATACGCAGTCAAGCCCGGAAGGAGACAGCGATTGA
- a CDS encoding DUF3422 domain-containing protein encodes MPDKLDLRSFKLHSQRDAVLNEVHARPFMQLIPPFKVTHFAFLSQGDAAASDRRAFVTFCRERDLPAPQLSAKHHQIDIGPVVLRWEQHAEFAIFTWIANGPFARQSGDSQSAVHSLMRNLRQEGQLLVAIKLDVEQHAAPLRRAEQLFDKSSLAMARIKGGASVMASDFRVDENGFTKILVCDLGLTPHNLGALVQRLLEVETYRPLALLGLSAALELGPFVDRIDRRLGEVLEEMQGAEGLKLNNHLLAELTALAASFERGATGSLFRFGASRAYYELVQSRLSIIEGSEITDYPTWSSFLARRMAPAMRTCETTKDREVTLSVKLARAADLLRTRVDVEIEQQNRDLLHAINERTGQQLRLQCTVEGLSVAAIGYYVVSLFGYLAKGAHDVGLHVEPSYLTAACVPVAVGVIWLVSYNARKRHLKHRDGPSVTDR; translated from the coding sequence GTGCCCGACAAACTGGATCTTCGAAGTTTCAAGCTACATTCGCAACGCGATGCCGTGCTCAATGAAGTGCATGCGCGCCCGTTTATGCAGCTTATTCCTCCATTTAAGGTGACACACTTCGCATTTCTTTCGCAGGGCGATGCGGCCGCAAGCGATCGCCGCGCCTTCGTCACGTTTTGTCGAGAGCGTGACCTTCCAGCTCCGCAGCTCTCAGCGAAACATCACCAAATCGACATCGGGCCCGTTGTGCTTCGCTGGGAGCAGCATGCCGAATTCGCAATCTTTACCTGGATAGCGAATGGCCCGTTCGCTCGACAGAGCGGCGACTCCCAAAGTGCGGTTCACTCCTTGATGCGCAACTTGCGGCAGGAAGGGCAATTGCTGGTCGCAATCAAGCTGGATGTCGAGCAGCACGCCGCCCCATTGAGGCGCGCCGAACAACTTTTTGACAAGAGCAGCCTCGCCATGGCCCGCATAAAGGGCGGAGCAAGTGTTATGGCCTCGGATTTTCGAGTCGACGAAAACGGTTTCACCAAAATTCTTGTCTGCGACCTCGGGCTGACGCCGCACAATCTTGGTGCACTGGTGCAGCGGCTGCTTGAAGTTGAGACCTATCGTCCGTTGGCGCTGCTTGGTCTGTCGGCCGCTCTTGAGCTTGGTCCATTTGTCGATCGCATTGACAGACGTCTCGGCGAGGTGCTCGAAGAAATGCAAGGCGCGGAGGGATTGAAGCTCAACAACCATCTCCTTGCCGAACTGACCGCGTTGGCCGCCTCTTTCGAGCGAGGCGCGACCGGAAGCCTGTTTCGCTTCGGCGCCAGCAGAGCTTATTACGAGCTAGTTCAATCCCGACTGTCCATCATCGAAGGCAGTGAGATCACGGACTATCCCACATGGTCGTCGTTCCTGGCGCGCCGGATGGCGCCTGCGATGCGAACTTGCGAGACGACCAAGGATCGTGAGGTAACTCTGTCGGTCAAGTTGGCGCGCGCCGCCGATCTGTTGCGAACCCGTGTCGACGTTGAAATCGAACAGCAGAACCGCGACCTATTGCACGCTATCAATGAACGCACCGGACAACAGCTTCGGCTGCAGTGCACGGTGGAGGGATTGTCGGTCGCGGCGATAGGATATTACGTGGTCAGTTTGTTTGGCTACCTTGCCAAGGGAGCGCACGATGTTGGTCTCCATGTAGAACCCTCTTATCTAACCGCGGCGTGCGTGCCGGTCGCAGTCGGGGTGATCTGGCTGGTTAGTTACAATGCACGAAAGCGACACCTCAAGCATCGCGACGGGCCGTCCGTAACGGACAGGTAA
- a CDS encoding GFA family protein: protein MSQQMMDGAFGHSRDWIARGGKSNARGWWLQSTDMFLSTRSCTGLIPDGPAWDRKDGWEQFACMTNATANPSDQVGGLRKCSSNIILSTVRIQMRPSQASQVQLDRPSQIVCEYLTEQARNLFGLHPFAAEMSKRQVASLLPEYLAMSQAFPYLQAGSQKDLIFDAMRRNRDLPRDVELTSVVANFICWDETGGYGRVLRGGKTALPDILATEDFHSNLLRKDASRLLGRTIQPNYSATTKRYLHSLYAGLSAKDPVVRCAYMVAFELHAAEMIQSLWTTLVKTFDAQSDDLEYFRTHVGGVDPAEKYHGEMTTRLIREVVPADGNRRFLDEFDRAYRLSLQWCRDLLQTVSIEEDGLAEIEHHGGCHCGAVKFYVRAPRELSAVRCNCSICQMSGFLHLLVSGDKLRIECGEEFLNTYQFNKNIARHTFCRICGVKPFYRPRSNPTGFSVNIRCLDKRTIENITIEEFDGEHWEEAFRPTREDWEATS, encoded by the coding sequence ATGAGTCAGCAAATGATGGATGGCGCGTTTGGTCATTCGCGGGATTGGATTGCTCGTGGAGGGAAATCCAACGCGAGAGGGTGGTGGCTTCAATCTACCGACATGTTCCTATCGACGCGCTCATGTACAGGACTGATCCCTGATGGCCCTGCCTGGGACCGCAAAGATGGTTGGGAGCAGTTCGCCTGTATGACGAACGCGACCGCAAACCCGTCGGACCAAGTTGGTGGCCTTCGAAAGTGCTCCTCAAACATCATTCTCTCCACGGTTAGGATTCAAATGAGGCCTTCTCAAGCGTCGCAAGTTCAACTGGATCGACCTTCGCAGATAGTCTGCGAGTACTTGACTGAGCAAGCGCGAAATCTGTTTGGCCTGCATCCGTTCGCTGCGGAGATGTCTAAACGCCAAGTTGCGAGCTTGCTGCCGGAATACTTGGCGATGTCACAGGCGTTCCCTTACCTGCAGGCAGGCTCGCAAAAGGATCTCATATTTGATGCGATGCGTCGCAACCGAGACCTTCCTAGGGATGTTGAACTAACCAGCGTGGTCGCAAATTTCATCTGTTGGGATGAGACGGGCGGTTATGGCCGGGTTCTGCGAGGCGGCAAGACGGCGCTACCCGATATTCTGGCGACTGAAGATTTCCACTCAAACCTGCTGAGAAAGGATGCATCGCGACTACTCGGTAGAACGATACAGCCGAATTATAGCGCCACAACGAAGCGGTACCTGCATTCCCTCTATGCCGGATTGTCAGCGAAAGATCCGGTCGTGCGCTGCGCCTACATGGTCGCTTTTGAGCTGCATGCTGCGGAAATGATCCAGTCACTGTGGACCACTCTGGTCAAAACCTTTGATGCGCAGTCTGACGATCTGGAGTACTTCCGCACTCATGTCGGCGGCGTGGATCCCGCCGAGAAGTATCACGGAGAAATGACAACCCGGCTCATTCGCGAAGTTGTGCCTGCTGACGGCAATCGTCGTTTTTTGGATGAATTCGATCGAGCCTATCGGCTCAGCTTACAGTGGTGCCGCGATCTGCTGCAAACTGTCTCAATTGAGGAAGATGGTCTTGCGGAGATCGAACATCACGGCGGTTGTCATTGTGGTGCCGTCAAGTTCTACGTCCGAGCGCCGCGAGAGCTCTCCGCAGTTCGATGCAACTGCTCCATCTGCCAAATGTCCGGGTTTCTGCACCTGCTTGTATCCGGCGATAAGCTCAGAATTGAGTGTGGCGAAGAGTTTCTCAATACATATCAATTTAACAAGAATATCGCTCGTCACACGTTTTGCCGGATTTGCGGCGTAAAGCCATTCTATCGACCGCGATCGAACCCCACGGGTTTCAGCGTAAACATTCGGTGCTTGGATAAGAGAACGATCGAAAACATAACAATAGAAGAGTTCGATGGCGAGCATTGGGAGGAAGCGTTCCGCCCGACGCGCGAGGATTGGGAAGCCACCAGTTAA
- a CDS encoding peptide ligase PGM1-related protein, which translates to MNAGTAQMSGGDLTATQLSLSANSACRSAWFAQEGDLIVSPVAIPADLLSFIGATLNFDASSLSTLVPDDARESLILNDCTLLSNAFVERLNSHIRQKSTWRISACYSSEGVARLAELLGIPQSGDEFALQRGPDLLNRKSHFRQLATSVALPLPSGCATTNPNELFRAVTSLRSETGNVIVKLDNGAGGVGNVILTGNESGALPGARDTRTVAWPSFDPQALWSEMITASCKTLVIESYHLARAPFYLEYEIEEDGSIVFINSGSIRLRRSEDRSERALIWTGLELPSDLTNEQWLAAQAHAYRFVELARTLGYRGMINIDGIFASDGRLFFNEANGRWGGGSVLHSIAVRLLGIDYSSRHVISSVRNVPLCSLQAALDRFVRYGFLFDGTRKEGVIPLAVDQEAGTVECLVIARDRSTARDLQHRLLAMAN; encoded by the coding sequence ATGAATGCCGGGACAGCTCAAATGTCCGGTGGCGATCTAACAGCAACTCAACTGTCCCTTTCCGCCAACTCCGCATGCCGGTCTGCCTGGTTTGCACAGGAGGGTGACCTAATAGTCTCTCCGGTAGCAATCCCGGCAGACCTGCTATCCTTCATCGGCGCGACGCTCAATTTCGATGCCTCGAGTCTCTCGACGCTTGTGCCTGACGACGCCCGTGAATCGCTGATTCTCAACGATTGCACCCTGCTATCCAATGCTTTCGTCGAGCGACTCAACAGCCATATTCGCCAGAAATCAACTTGGAGAATATCTGCCTGCTACTCTAGTGAAGGCGTAGCGCGCTTGGCGGAGCTGCTTGGCATCCCGCAGAGCGGGGACGAATTCGCTTTGCAGCGAGGGCCGGATCTCTTGAACCGCAAGAGCCACTTCCGTCAATTGGCGACAAGTGTCGCGCTCCCACTGCCCAGTGGATGCGCGACCACAAACCCAAACGAACTATTCAGGGCGGTCACCTCCTTAAGGTCAGAGACCGGCAACGTGATCGTCAAGTTGGATAATGGAGCGGGCGGAGTCGGCAATGTTATCCTGACCGGCAACGAAAGTGGAGCACTTCCTGGGGCGAGAGATACCCGAACGGTTGCTTGGCCATCGTTTGATCCTCAAGCACTTTGGTCTGAGATGATCACAGCATCCTGCAAGACATTGGTCATTGAATCGTACCACTTGGCTCGCGCTCCGTTCTATCTTGAGTATGAGATAGAGGAGGATGGTTCCATCGTTTTCATCAACAGTGGAAGCATCCGTCTACGTCGCAGCGAAGACCGATCCGAACGAGCGCTCATCTGGACAGGGCTCGAGCTTCCAAGCGACCTGACGAATGAGCAATGGTTGGCTGCACAGGCGCACGCCTACCGATTTGTCGAGCTGGCGCGAACCTTGGGGTATCGCGGAATGATCAACATTGATGGCATTTTCGCGAGCGACGGCCGGCTTTTCTTTAACGAAGCGAACGGCCGGTGGGGCGGAGGGTCAGTGTTACATAGTATTGCCGTCCGGCTGCTGGGCATCGATTATTCCAGTCGCCACGTCATTTCTTCCGTAAGAAACGTTCCATTATGTTCTCTCCAGGCCGCGCTTGATCGCTTCGTCAGGTATGGATTTCTATTCGATGGCACACGCAAGGAGGGCGTGATCCCGCTTGCCGTCGATCAAGAGGCAGGCACCGTGGAGTGCCTGGTGATCGCGCGCGATAGGTCAACTGCCCGCGATCTGCAGCACCGGTTATTGGCAATGGCCAACTGA
- the tnpA gene encoding IS66-like element accessory protein TnpA codes for MITPEELLRLETVGVLRNGRRRYDPASKQRLVEACLQPGVSLAGLALQHGVNANLLRKWVAKRQRQNGDGQPEAPIAPAFVPVRAPSPSPTRSAGAIAVCATERSCAGRLTASMPNGVTLSLEGGDAQLLSAVIEALGRCDVPAGV; via the coding sequence ATGATCACTCCAGAAGAACTTTTGAGACTTGAGACGGTCGGCGTGTTGCGCAATGGGCGGCGTCGCTATGATCCGGCCAGCAAACAGCGGCTGGTCGAGGCCTGTCTGCAGCCTGGCGTGTCGCTGGCGGGGCTGGCGTTGCAACACGGCGTGAACGCGAACCTGCTGCGCAAATGGGTGGCCAAGCGACAACGTCAGAACGGGGATGGCCAGCCGGAGGCGCCGATTGCGCCAGCCTTTGTTCCGGTTCGCGCGCCGTCGCCGTCGCCAACTCGATCTGCTGGCGCGATCGCGGTTTGCGCGACGGAGCGATCCTGTGCAGGGCGGCTGACGGCATCGATGCCCAACGGCGTGACGCTTTCGCTGGAAGGCGGCGACGCGCAGTTGCTGTCGGCGGTGATTGAAGCGCTGGGGCGTTGCGATGTTCCGGCTGGCGTCTGA
- the tnpB gene encoding IS66 family insertion sequence element accessory protein TnpB (TnpB, as the term is used for proteins encoded by IS66 family insertion elements, is considered an accessory protein, since TnpC, encoded by a neighboring gene, is a DDE family transposase.): MFRLASDLRVYLHREPIDFRAGINSLAIVVEQSMGLDPFQRAVFAFCNRRRDRIKLLIYDRSGFWMLLKRLEADRFHWPRSQEAVLTLTTEELHWLLDGINIAAVRRHPVRQYHSVG, encoded by the coding sequence ATGTTCCGGCTGGCGTCTGATCTTCGGGTCTACCTTCACCGCGAACCGATTGACTTCCGGGCGGGCATCAACAGCCTGGCGATCGTGGTCGAGCAGTCGATGGGGCTGGATCCGTTCCAGCGCGCGGTGTTCGCGTTCTGCAATCGTCGCCGCGACCGGATCAAGCTGCTGATTTATGACCGGTCAGGATTTTGGATGCTGCTGAAGCGGCTGGAGGCCGACAGATTCCACTGGCCCCGAAGTCAGGAGGCGGTGCTGACGCTGACGACGGAGGAGCTGCACTGGCTGCTTGACGGCATCAACATCGCGGCGGTGCGTCGTCATCCGGTGCGGCAATATCACAGCGTGGGCTGA
- a CDS encoding flavin reductase family protein, whose amino-acid sequence MSYPSPPRIRDIPSVQATEFRQAMRNLASGVAIVATGKAAERRGLTVSSVTSICMEPPCLLVGIKVGSETHDGILASRRFGVSLLRSNQEDLALRFGGQEGAKGVHRFDTAPWKQGIFDVPLLPNAFCALECVLYDHKVIGTHTIFIGRIVATRVGHGNPLINFRGALRTLLLD is encoded by the coding sequence ATGAGCTACCCGTCCCCTCCTAGGATTCGTGATATTCCATCTGTCCAAGCGACCGAGTTCCGTCAGGCCATGCGAAATCTGGCGAGCGGTGTCGCCATCGTGGCGACCGGAAAGGCCGCCGAACGACGTGGACTGACGGTTAGTTCGGTGACCTCCATTTGCATGGAGCCCCCGTGCCTACTCGTTGGCATAAAAGTCGGCTCCGAGACGCATGACGGGATACTCGCCAGTCGCAGATTTGGAGTCAGTCTTCTGCGCAGCAACCAGGAGGACCTTGCGCTACGTTTTGGCGGTCAGGAGGGTGCGAAAGGTGTTCATCGCTTCGATACCGCGCCCTGGAAACAGGGCATCTTCGATGTACCGCTATTGCCAAACGCGTTTTGTGCGCTCGAATGCGTCCTGTACGACCACAAGGTGATTGGCACACATACCATCTTTATCGGACGAATTGTCGCGACCCGGGTCGGCCACGGCAATCCATTGATCAACTTCCGGGGCGCGCTTCGAACCCTGCTGCTTGATTGA
- the tnpC gene encoding IS66 family transposase translates to MSRRPTTHELEALIAAHAAELAALKAENEKLAQRVLHLEEQLRLERLRRYAPKSEKLKERIFNEAEQAAAESRDDDDVEAVAVPDTGLPEAPKPAPKTRGRKPLPDDLPRQRVEHDLGEDQKDCPCCRNRMHRMGETVTEQLHVEVKASVLQHVRFKYACRHCERTALNTPIVTAPMPAQPLPGSVATPSTLALVLANKYVDGTPLYRVADALGRADVSISRGTLGNWVIRASELHLHRVYDALQQKLRSQPLVHGDETWVQVLKEDGRDAQAKSFMWAYRSGQDCAQPVVLFDYQPGRGQEHPQAFLAGYRGLLMSDGYDAWGTLTGATHLGCMAHARRKFTDALKARKTPGGPPLQALKFFEALYEVERVARQTPPDDETRAAYTLRLRQQHSLPVLAAFRTWLDDQAPKVLPESLTGKAIAYARNQWDYLTRYTSDGLAPIDNNVLERDIRPFCTGRKSWLFSDTVAGAKASAVIYSLVLTCRACGVDPYAWLRHALTELPQRAPDADIEDLLPFNCTAQKNLPAENSG, encoded by the coding sequence ATGAGTCGCAGGCCCACGACGCACGAGCTGGAAGCCTTGATCGCGGCGCACGCGGCCGAGCTCGCGGCGCTGAAGGCGGAGAACGAGAAACTCGCGCAACGCGTCCTGCATCTTGAGGAGCAGTTGCGCCTGGAGCGCTTGCGCCGCTACGCGCCGAAGAGCGAAAAGCTCAAGGAGCGCATCTTCAACGAAGCCGAGCAGGCCGCCGCTGAAAGCCGGGACGACGACGATGTCGAGGCGGTCGCCGTGCCGGACACGGGATTGCCGGAGGCTCCAAAGCCGGCACCGAAGACACGCGGCCGCAAGCCGCTGCCTGACGATCTGCCGCGCCAACGCGTCGAACATGATCTGGGTGAGGATCAAAAGGACTGTCCGTGCTGCCGCAATCGGATGCATCGGATGGGCGAGACCGTCACCGAGCAGTTGCACGTCGAGGTGAAGGCGTCAGTGCTGCAACATGTGCGGTTCAAATATGCCTGCCGTCACTGCGAGCGCACCGCGCTGAACACCCCGATCGTGACCGCGCCGATGCCGGCGCAGCCGCTGCCGGGTAGCGTCGCCACGCCATCGACGCTGGCGCTGGTGCTCGCCAACAAATACGTCGACGGCACGCCGCTGTACCGTGTGGCGGACGCGCTGGGGCGCGCCGACGTCAGCATCAGCCGCGGGACGCTGGGCAACTGGGTGATCCGGGCGAGCGAGTTGCATCTGCATCGGGTCTATGACGCGCTACAGCAAAAGCTCAGGTCGCAGCCCCTGGTCCACGGCGACGAAACCTGGGTCCAGGTTCTGAAAGAGGACGGCCGGGATGCGCAGGCCAAATCCTTCATGTGGGCCTATCGCAGCGGCCAGGACTGCGCGCAGCCGGTCGTGCTGTTCGATTACCAGCCCGGTCGCGGCCAGGAACATCCTCAGGCCTTCCTGGCCGGCTATCGTGGCTTGTTGATGAGCGACGGCTATGACGCCTGGGGCACGCTGACAGGCGCGACCCATCTTGGCTGTATGGCGCATGCGCGCAGGAAATTTACCGATGCGCTCAAGGCCAGGAAGACGCCCGGCGGTCCGCCATTGCAGGCGCTCAAGTTCTTCGAGGCGTTGTATGAGGTCGAGAGGGTGGCGCGCCAGACGCCGCCCGACGACGAAACGCGCGCCGCATACACCTTGCGGCTGCGCCAGCAGCATAGCCTGCCGGTATTGGCCGCCTTCCGGACCTGGCTCGACGACCAGGCGCCGAAGGTCCTCCCCGAAAGCTTGACCGGCAAGGCGATCGCCTATGCGCGCAACCAATGGGATTATCTGACCCGTTACACCAGTGACGGTCTCGCCCCGATCGATAACAATGTTCTGGAGCGCGACATCAGGCCGTTTTGCACCGGACGAAAAAGTTGGCTGTTCAGCGACACCGTTGCCGGCGCCAAGGCAAGCGCCGTGATCTACAGTTTGGTGCTGACATGCCGGGCATGCGGCGTCGATCCCTATGCATGGCTACGTCACGCGCTCACCGAATTGCCCCAGCGCGCGCCAGACGCCGATATCGAAGATCTGTTGCCGTTCAACTGCACCGCTCAAAAAAACCTGCCAGCTGAGAATAGCGGCTGA
- a CDS encoding 2OG-Fe(II) oxygenase has protein sequence MARAMNDRSRLLSEEALTKYRIELLVKGTVVIAPQTLFTQDDLARIDQLQMEIPEEEVRVGDAGDSHNVFVKRVRVDPPGRPPTNVHGKAPGQIIELLERKDRSFALKKILGASSDYVIRRCQMHRLPPGSFVGIHLDAESDPDFEYSVIVQLARDFEGGEFVVYPNAYEQQVFRPPFGAVVVTTCRIRHEVKPVHAGERRSLVYFCSKRGGANRRIIENTADGL, from the coding sequence ATGGCGCGCGCAATGAACGATAGATCTCGTCTGCTTTCAGAAGAGGCTCTCACCAAATACCGTATAGAGCTATTGGTGAAGGGTACGGTCGTAATCGCCCCTCAGACATTGTTCACCCAAGATGATTTGGCGAGGATCGATCAGCTCCAGATGGAGATTCCCGAAGAAGAGGTGCGGGTGGGAGATGCCGGCGACTCGCACAATGTCTTCGTGAAGCGGGTGAGGGTAGATCCGCCGGGCCGCCCTCCGACCAATGTGCATGGCAAAGCTCCGGGGCAGATCATCGAATTGCTTGAGAGGAAAGACCGCAGCTTTGCGCTGAAGAAGATCTTGGGGGCATCGTCAGATTACGTGATTCGCCGATGCCAAATGCATCGATTGCCTCCCGGTTCGTTCGTTGGCATCCACTTAGACGCTGAGAGCGACCCTGACTTCGAGTACTCCGTGATTGTGCAACTCGCGAGGGATTTTGAGGGGGGTGAGTTCGTGGTCTATCCGAACGCGTACGAACAGCAGGTATTTCGACCGCCGTTTGGGGCCGTGGTTGTCACCACATGTAGGATCCGACATGAGGTGAAGCCTGTGCACGCTGGCGAGCGCCGATCGCTGGTGTACTTCTGTTCAAAACGCGGCGGCGCGAATCGCCGGATCATCGAAAACACTGCTGACGGCCTGTGA